The Elaeis guineensis isolate ETL-2024a chromosome 5, EG11, whole genome shotgun sequence DNA segment TCATCTATGGCAAGCAATTTTTGAAAAGGTTTTAGCCAGCTGGTCACAGTATTTTGCATGAAATGTTGGCCAAATAGTTAGCTTTTACACCTTAATATCACAGAACATTGGGTACAAGTGATATAATTTGGCATATTCACCATGACTATTTACATCTTTCCCTTCATATTTAACAGAAAATGGATTAAGAAAGGTCCAAACAACATAGAAGATATGGAATTTCAAAAGTTTGTTCTTTGAGCTATCATGGTAGTGGACCACCAAGGCTTGTGTTTACGTTAcagaaataaaatcagatttgatatcaTTATTTACTTTAAGCTGAGAAATTGGAGGAAGAAAAGGGTGATTAAGAGAGGGAGAAAGCTGAAAGAGAAGAAacagaaaaaagaagataaaataaattagcCGAAGCCGAAGCTGCCTAACATTAAAAAACCAAGTCTCCACCATAAATCTGATTCCATGACTTCCAACATCATTTTCCTTGCACTAATAAAGATGCTAAGGACTAATAATGTTTTTCCCAAAGGTTCCCAATTAAGGAGCAAATAAAAGAAGAACAGATTCCAAGAAGAATTCATATATGCCATTTGAAAGATTCTTAGCAATACATGAATATGCTTTTATTTCTGTAATTTAAAGAGAGCAACAAGTATCATATTGATCGTGTCAGTTGCCGATTGAGTTCCAAATGGCCTTGACTGAATATTTAGTGTAAGCAAAAAATTACCAGGATTTTTTCAGTCAGTCGAAACATTTCTTCTGAAGCACATGGTTTGTTGGTTTAGGCCCCTCAGGTCATGTGGCTGTTAACCATAAGGTTGAAGGTTTAAGCCCCTTCAGTGTTTCTCAAAAAAAGTACCAATATGGCCAGGACCATGAAATGCATGCAATAATATGCATATCCTATGAGGACAAGGACTAACCAAATGTGCCAGTGAGATGTTTAAGACACAAAAACTTCTGATTGATACTATAAAGGGCTTATCTAAGAAGATAAATAAAATATCTGGAGAACTTAAGCATACAAAATGAGAACTCAagtatttataattttagatcataaacatGTCGAAGGAAATATTAGTCTGAATATTGATAGAAACTATGTAAAAGTGTGGAAGCTAAAGACTCATGCTTCAGAAGATAAGCTTTTGTATTAGAATTGTTGAGAAATGGATGATGCCATTTTGGTCCCAATTACAGCACTCTGTTCCTATAAAGATTAAAAACCAACTTACCAGCTTCAGAGGTTGGATGGGATCTGGAATTGACAACATCAGGCTTTCATTCCATATAGGATTCCAGTTGCTCTTTATCACCCGTGTTTTCATTGACTGCCACCATAAATAGAAAATCATTTCAGACATGAATGATATACAAAAGTTCAGCATGATAAAGACTTGATCTTGTTAAAAGTTCTCCTACTTGGTGTCCCAAATTGAGGATAACATAAGGATCGCTAGTCATCACATCTCGAACGGCTAAATTGGTACCTCTTATAATGTTGACCTTGATCAAACCAACAAATTCAATCATACCCAtctacaaaattaattttgattagaagACTCAAGAGGAATTTGATTAGCAATTCCGTAGTCGTATATAAATGCAAATTAGATAATTTGAAGCAAGCCAAACTCTAAGTTTGACATGTTCGGGTCATGTGAATTGCACCATTTTTTTTATTGCCTTCTGCTCAGACTCCTTCCTTCTCCAGCTATTTTGGAATGCATGACCTAGTCCATAACGAAGGCCAGTGTGTTGTTTCTCAAAGCTTTTACTGGAAACATTGTTCTGCAAAGCTGTGCTCAAACTACCAGGCGTTGTAGATATAATCAACCCACCAGAGTTTGAAAATTGTTGCAGCTCATATTTTCTCCTAAATATTCAAGAAATGAAATTATGATTTAGAATTTAAATGAATATTGTAGACAAATCTGAAAACTGCAGCACTAGAATGTACTTGATAAAATCAGAGCGTTCCTCTATAGAAGAATCTGGTCCTGGCTTTTTCAAATTTTCAGGCAAGAAAGCTTCATATCTCATATTTACCGCAGCATTGCCACCCCTATCAGACAAAAAATCAACCTGTTCATCTGTCCACTCTTCTAGCTTCACTGATAAGACCTGAAGCAGAAAGCAAATAAACTTGATATCTATCAGTATGTAAAATCTGCCCAAATCAGCATCATATTTACATATTTCTAAACGGTGCAGGTTACTTCCTAGGACCCTCTATGGCTTTGAAGTCATTGTTTGAATAAGGATTGCCCCTTTAAGATGTGTAATATCCATTACACCACCTTGTTATGGGGGATCTTGGTTCTGTATTTTGTCATATGTTCTTTCTTACTTTAATAATCTTCTCATTTTGGGTTCAAGGTAGGTATGAAAAACATGCATATAAAAGGTTGTAACAAAGTGTAACAGTATAGTGCTTTCCCTACTTTAAAATCCAAACaagattaatgaataaaaaaactATTGATGGGAACTCTAAACTTACATAAAAGATGATTTACAACTCTTATTAGAAAAAAATACTCTTTAATAGATTGGTTATATTGTCCCAAATAATGTATAATATTATGTTGTCATTTATTCATTCTTTCTACATTCATTCATGTTATGAATATATATTACCAAGAAATTACTTAAATTTCACACAGAATTCTCCTAGATACATGTTTTTTCCTGAGTGCAGTCCAGCAACATCTTTGTTTTGAGTTTTTTGATGGTTGCAGTTCGACATATGCATCTTCCTTAATCTCAGACAACAAATAGGAATCATTTGTATGACAAATCCTTAAGACCTTCTGAAGAGAGATGCAacaaattgaaacaattttacacTTCCATATCCAGTAAACAAAGGGTGTCCCAACCATGTACTTCCCTTCTACCTAATAAAGGTAATAATGGGCAATAACTGAAGGGTGTCCCAATAAACGAGGCACCTACCACCGCAGGGTTTAGGGCCAGATATACACAGCCTTACCCCCACATGTCGGGAGCAGAATGTTTTTGATAAGTCACATAAAAACTTCATAGATTTGGTACCTTTGATATATGCACTCCAAGGCTTCTATGGACTCCAGAACACTTGATACAAATAAATACTCCAAGACTCAATGACCTGGTTAGAGTAATTCTGTCCAGTGAGATGGACAGTTGTTGAACAAAAAATAAAGCACTGAAAATCATCAAGGAATATAAATGTACCGATAATGTAAGAGGCATCTTATCATCTTTGAATAAATATGAAGATAATTTCACACAACATAGTATAATAATATTAAGCCAATTTTCAAATTAACGGAAATGCTATAGTCCCAAATTATCTGCTAAAGAGTTCTAAAACATCTGCATGACAAGAATGAGTGATGCATAAATTTACAAGTCAGGTACTATCTTTCTGATGTGATGCACTAATTACAGTGTAAGCAGTGAAGAAAGCAAACTGAAACCAAGTTCCCATCACATTGATAGGTTTATAAATACATTCTTATTAAAttatttgtaattcaaataaatcCATGCTTTTTATCAAGGAAAATGGTATCTAAATGATGGTAACAAACATAGAAAGGATCAAAACTTTTCAAGAATATGAAATTCCAAATTGAATGCATTTTTTATGGATGACAAAGTATCCAATCAGAAATCCAAAAGTTGCATCTAACTACACTTCTGTGATTTGCTTTCTGCATTCCTCTGAAGATCAAAGATATTTGAAGTTCATAGGGCAtgaaactccttcaacatttattTCCCATCACCATTTTTGCATATGAAATATTGGCACTTCGTGCAAAGATATGTATACTTTGGATGAGGTTCTAACAGTTCTAGTATTATAATTTATGTATTTAACAAAAGTAGCTTATTTCACTGAAAGAACAGATTAGAACTCTCCAAACATTGTACTTGAACAGTCACTGGAGGATAAAAGAGAGAAATGACAAGTATAATCAGTAGTTGTAGCCATGTGGATGAACTTCTAAATGAAGtagacataaaaaaaatatttagcctTCGGTTTTCACATCATCACAACCGTCACAACTCACAAGAATATTTACCATCAGGGTTCATAAGAAGACCTTGTGATGATTGACGGCAACTAATTAGATGAGAGCATGGGTGGGTGAATGATATTGACTGAAAAGAAGAACATCAGGAGATATGGACCAAAAAAACAGACATCAAGGAAGCATATATTATGAAATGTTAGTAAGAATAAATAATGGTGGGATAGATTGATGCCCCCCCTCCAAGAAAAAAGTGCACACATatcaattgaaaagaaaaagatgcatgCTTTTCCTAGAAAACTGGAGCAGGAAGTATGAAGGGGATATGTGTTCAGCATTGTGTGATTGTTGACATGGCTTGGTTGGAATTTAGATGAAACAGCTGAAAGGTTGGCTAATAAGTCTAACTTAGAATGTTGGCCGACCTAAAAGAGTTTAAGCTTATAAGTGTTGTCATTATGACAATAATAAAGTAAGTGCAGGACAAAGCAGAAAGAGATTATGTCAGAATGAGAACTTAAGGAAGATAAGAAATTGCACCAGAAAATGACAAAGTGATGGAAAAGTAGTTGAGATAACATAAGCATCCAAAACAAAGAAACTACTGGTTCCTAGTAAGGAAATGGGGAAAGATATGTGAAAAATTTGGGCTTTGGAAACTCAGTTGTAATCTGGGAGCAAGTTAATACAAGCTTGGATTAGAAAATAAGTAGCTGTTAATATATGAGGTTATGTGTTAGCGATAACACATCCTTCCACACTGGCTGCTTAGCCTTTGGGCTGGGGCAGTGGAGGGTGGGCATTCTTTCTATTGCCTGGGTAGAGATAGAATGTTTGTGACACCATCATAGCTGTTCAGTATCCTCTACCTGTCTGTCTGTAGGAGGAGAAGTAATTTTTCTACACCACACACCTATCCCCTCCACACGCGTCCCCCACACCTCCCCACCCCCCCAGTGCAACCTTTATATGTATAGTTATCTtagtttctaattatattttatcTATTCAATCAAACCTTtacatattaatatataaaaatatctttctctTGATTCAAGAATATAAgacaagaaaaagaataaaaacatCTTCACCAAAAAATCTGGGCATAGTAAACTTTAATATGGTATTCATAAAGCTTCTGAGAATTAATATTTTCTGTGACTCTAAGATCAAAATTTGCTGTTCATGTACACATATAATAGGGTGTAAATGGTTTGTGCTGAATAAATGATGTTAGGGTTTGATCTAGTCATGTGCCATCTACCTCTATATTCATGCCAATTATAGTTCTTAAGAAATAGATTGACCAAAAGTTTGTTCGATTTTTGATCCCTCTTGTCGAGTTCATTGTGAGTTGACTTTCTTCATTACATCACACATCACATTAAAATATGATTTGTCTAATGTTGAAAGATAGTTGTTTTAActttcatatttatttcttgtttcaaaataaaaaaaaataataacaattaAGAACTTATACTTTCAAGTTTCAACATATAGGAGTATACACGTGTCTTAGACTAAGCTTCAAACCAGGCATTGCCATGGCGATACACTGTCCTCTTAAGAAAAGGTCTCATTTCAAGTCTTATTTGGTTCAACCCCTGGGATACTAAGTTGATTGATTAAACATGCCTTGTCTAAAAGAAGTTATA contains these protein-coding regions:
- the LOC105036314 gene encoding probable ADP-ribosylation factor GTPase-activating protein AGD11 → MAMRMDPMPTPASRPLPYPDTPSSSNGGRERHFHASPSFESFRASTSFAMEKSASALFFVQQLSISLDRITLTRSLSLGVFICIKCSGVHRSLGVHISKVLSVKLEEWTDEQVDFLSDRGGNAAVNMRYEAFLPENLKKPGPDSSIEERSDFIKRKYELQQFSNSGGLIISTTPGSLSTALQNNVSSKSFEKQHTGLRYGLGHAFQNSWRRKESEQKAIKKMMGMIEFVGLIKVNIIRGTNLAVRDVMTSDPYVILNLGHQSMKTRVIKSNWNPIWNESLMLSIPDPIQPLKLQVYDKDTFSTDDRMGEAEIDIQRLVSAAKAYENSTISESMELGKCLARDDNTLVKDSIISLDNGKVKQEVTLKLQNVERGELEIELECVPLSQ